One region of Camelina sativa cultivar DH55 chromosome 6, Cs, whole genome shotgun sequence genomic DNA includes:
- the LOC104699008 gene encoding putative F-box/FBD/LRR-repeat protein At3g49480: MAEAEHPRKNQKRVCENRISSLCDDLLIQILLLVPTKDAVATSFLSKRWRFVWTMLPRLEYKETNDSGAESKSVWWFLDESMRQHKAPLLERLSIQLGPQCSVDVNVVKWVAKALDRPVRRLDFQLLWNSEPTRMPQSLYTCKNLARLTLSSKILVDVPSPVSLPSLTHLNLHHVVYKDEDSQVRLLSSCPVLKCLRVTRPRDVDDNVRKFSVKVPSLLRLSYMHPIFQGEDYTEDDTARSLVVDTPDLVYLEIIDSMGDSCSIEYMPLLVKASIDVHFNPDAN; the protein is encoded by the coding sequence ATGGCAGAAGCCGAACATCCTCGGAAAAATCAGAAGAGAGTTTGTGAAAACAGAATCAGTTCGTTGTGTGACGATTTGCTCATACAGATATTATTGCTTGTTCCGACCAAAGATGCCGTGGCCACATCGTTTTTGTCTAAAAGATGGCGATTTGTCTGGACGATGTTGCCTAGACTTGAATACAAAGAAACCAATGACAGTGGCGCCGAAAGCAAGAGCGTTTGGTGGTTCCTTGACGAATCAATGCGACAACACAAGGCACCTTTATTAGAACGTTTGTCGATTCAACTCGGTCCACAATGTTCTGTTGATGTTAATGTTGTAAAGTGGGTTGCAAAAGCACTTGATCGTCCCGTGCGTCGGCTAGATTTCCAGCTCCTCTGGAATAGCGAGCCGACCAGAATGCCTCAGAGCCTTTACACGTGCAAAAACCTTGCGAGACTGACTCTTTCCAGCAAGATTCTCGTGGACGTTCCTTCTCCGGTTTCTCTCCCATCACTTACACATCTTAATCTCCATCATGTTGTGTACAAAGACGAAGACTCTCAAGTTAGGCTTTTATCAAGTTGTCCCGTTCTCAAGTGTCTTAGAGTGACTCGACCTCGTGATGTGGATGATAATGTGCGAAAGTTTAGCGTGAAAGTGCCTTCTTTACTGAGATTATCGTATATGCATCCAATATTTCAAGGAGAAGATTACACGGAAGATGATACTGCAAGGTCTCTGGTTGTAGACACCCCGGATTTAGTATATTTAGAGATCATTGACTCGATGGGAGACTCTTGCTCGATTGAGTATATGCCTCTTCTTGTTAAAGCATCTATTGATGTTCACTTCAACCCTGATGCCAAC
- the LOC104791173 gene encoding nascent polypeptide-associated complex subunit alpha-like protein 2 codes for MSPPPPPPAVVTESADGQPEQPPADAATIAEELEKKLQTDEPIVEDVKDDEDDDDDDDEEDVDGDAQGVSGSSKQSRSEKKSRKAMLKLGMKPVTGVSRVTIKRTKNVLFFISKPDVFKSPHSETYVIFGEAKIEDLSSQLQTQAAQQFRMPEMGATSQRAEASTAAAEAQLEEDEEEIDETGVEDRDIDLVMTQAGVSRSKAVKALKGHDGDIVSAIMELTT; via the exons atgtctcctcctcctcctcctcctgctgtAGTCACTGAATCCGCCGATGGCCAACCTGAGCAACCACCGGCTGATGCTGCCACCATTGCTGAAGAGCTCGAGAAGAAGCTTCAG aCTGATGAACCGATTGTAGAAGATGTTAAAGATGACgaagacgacgatgatgatgatgacgaagaagatgtAGACGGCGACGCTCAAG GTGTAAGTGGGAGTTCAAAGCAGAGTAGAAGTGAAAAGAAGAGTAGGAAGGCGATGTTGAAGCTTGGTATGAAACCAGTCACTGGTGTTAGCAGAGTAACCatcaaaagaaccaaaaac GTACTGTTCTTCATCTCAAAACCCGATGTCTTCAAAAGCCCGCATTCAGAGACCTATGTTATATTCGGTGAAGCCAAGATCGAGGACTTGAGCTCTCAGCTTCAAACGCAAGCTGCTCAACAGTTTAGGATGCCTGAAATGGGAGCCACATCTCAGAGAGCAGAGGCATCGACAGCCGCTGCAGAAGCACagttggaagaagatgaagaggaaattGATGAGACCGGTGTGGAGGATCGTGACATTGACTTGGTCATGACTCAGGCTGGGGTTTCGCGCAGCAAAGCGGTTAAGGCACTCAAGGGTCATGATGGAGACATTGTAAGTGCAATAATGGAACTCACTACTTAA
- the LOC104791176 gene encoding serine carboxypeptidase-like 7 — protein MANDYVSSSVLLRLLLLTLLIFFYSQPTDSASIVKSLPGFDGLLPFELETGYIGVGEEEEVQLFYYFIKSERNPEEDPLLLWLSGGPGCSSISGLLYENGPLTVKREVYNGTLPSLVSTTYSWTKVSSIIYLDQPVGTGFSYSRTQLVNKPSDSGEAKRIHEFLYKWLGKHQEFLSNPFYVGGDSYSGMVIPAIVQEVSKGNYLCCKPPINLQGYVLGNPSTESEMDKNHRIPYAHGMALISDELYESMKRICKGEYINVDPRNTECLKLVEEYEKCIDRINQPLILTPNCEETSLDCYAYRSLLTTYWANDENVRSALHVNKGSIGEWVRCNWEIPYTHDIKSSVPYHMNNSIDGYPSLIFSGDHDMMVPFLGTQAWIRSLNYSIIDDWRPWMIGDQIAGYTRTYANKMTFATIKGGGHTPEYKPEESYIMFQRWISGQPL, from the exons atGGCTAACGACTACGTTTCCTCCTCTGTtctgcttcgtcttcttcttcttactctcctTATCTTTTTCTACAGTCAGCCTACTGATTCTGCCTCTATCGTTAAGTCTCTTCCTGGTTTTGATGGTCTCCTTCCCTTTGAGCTCGAAACCgg GTATATTGGTGTCGGTGAGGAAGAGGAAGTGCAACTGTTTTATTATTTCATCAAATCCGAGAGGAATCCAGAAGaagatcctcttcttctctggttAAGTGGAGGACCTGGCTGCTCTTCTATCTCTGGTCTTCTTTATGAGAATG GGCCTTTGACTGTAAAGCGTGAGGTTTACAATGGAACCCTTCCTTCTTTGGTCTCTACAACATATTCATGGACTAAG gttTCGAGTATAATATATTTGGATCAGCCCGTTGGAACTGGCTTCTCCTACTCAAGAACTCAACTTGTTAATAAACCCAGTGATTCAGGAGAAGCCAAGAGGATCCATGAGTTTCTTTACAAG TGGCTAGGTAAGCATCAAGAGTTTCTCTCCAACCCTTTCTATGTCGGTGGAGATTCTTATTCCGGTATGGTCATCCCGGCAATCGTTCAAGAAGTCTCAAAAG GAAATTATTTATGTTGCAAACCTCCAATAAATCTTCAG GGCTATGTTCTTGGAAACCCGTCCACAGAAAGTGAAATGGATAAAAACCATCGTATCCCATATGCTCATGGAATGGCACTGATCTCAGATGAACTCTATGAG TCAATGAAGAGAATATGCAAGGGAGAATATATAAATGTTGATCCACGTAACACAGAATGCTTGAAACTCGTGGAAGAATATGAAAAG TGCATTGACAGAATAAACCAACCACTTATACTAACGCCAAACTGTGAAGAGACATCTCTTGATTGCTAT GCGTATCGGTCTTTGTTAACAACCTACTGGGCCAATGACGAGAATGTGCGTAGCGCTCTTCATGTCAATAAG GGGAGTATAGGGGAGTGGGTGCGTTGTAATTGGGAGATACCATACACTCATGACATTAAAAGCAGTGTACCGTACCATATGAATAACAGCATCGATGGCTATCCTTCTCTAATCTTCAG TGGTGACCACGACATGATGGTGCCTTTCCTTGGTACGCAAGCTTGGATTAGGTCTCTTAATTATTCTATCATTGATGACTGGAGACCTTGGATGATAGGCGATCAGATCGCGGG ATACACGAGGACTTATGCCAATAAGATGACATTTGCTACAATCAAA GGAGGAGGACACACACCAGAGTATAAACCAGAGGAGAGTTATATCATGTTCCAAAGGTGGATCAGTGGACAGCCTCTGTAA
- the LOC104791175 gene encoding RNA-dependent RNA polymerase 6 — protein MGSEGNMKNSVVTQVSIGGFGESTTAKQLTDYLEDEVGLVWRCRLKNSWTPPGSYPNFEIADTSKIPKIDDYKKVEPHAFVHFAIPESTERAMDAAGQCKLILDGQPLKVSLGPKNPYTLNQRRRTTTPYKLTGVSIEIGTLVSRDEFLVSWRAEGVDFLVDPFDNTCKFCFRKSTAFSFKDAVMHAVINCDYKLELLVRDIRTVRQYKNLHGFVLLLQLASSPRVWYRTADDDIYETVPFDLLDDDDPWIRTTDFTQVGAIGRCLSYRVLISPRYEKKLTTALDYLRMRRVQEERVRWPPRIRDEPSFGEPVSDHFFCIHHKEGISFEIMFLVNSVLHRGVFNQFQLTERFFDLLRNQPRDVNIASLKHLCTYKKPVFDAYKRLKLVQEWIQKNPKLLGSHEQSEDISEIRRLVITPTRAHCLPPEVELSNRVLRKYKAVAERFLRVTFMDESMQTINSNVLSYFVAPIVKDLTSSSFSQKTYVFKRVKSILTDGFKLCGRKYSFLAFSANQLRDRSAWFFAEDGKTRVSDIKTWMGKFKDKNVAKCAARMGLCFSSTYATVDVMLHEVDTELPDIERNGYVFSDGIGTITPDLADEVMEKLRLDVHYTPCAYQIRYAGFKGVVARWPSKGDGIRLALRDSMKKFNSKHTILEICSWTRFQPGFLNRQIITLLSVLGVPDEIFWDMQESMLCKLNRILDDTDVAFEVLTASCAEQGNTAAIMLSAGFKPKTEPHLRGMLSSVRIAQLWGLREKSRIFVTSGRWLMGCLDEAGILEQGQCFIQVSKPSIENCFSKHGSRFKETKTDLQVVKGYVAIAKNPCLHPGDVRILEAVDVPQLHHMYDCLIFPQKGDRPHTNEASGSDLDGDLYFVAWDQKLIPPSKKSFPAMHYDAAEEKSLGRAVNHQDIIDFFARNMANEHLGTICNAHVVHADRSEYGAMDEECMLLAELAATAVDFPKTGKIVSMPFHLKPKLYPDFMGKEDYQTYKSNKILGRLYRRVKQVYDEDAEASSEEIPDPSDIPYDTDLEIPGFAELIPEAWGHKCSYDGQLIGLLGQYKVQKEEEIVTGHIWSMPKYASKKQGELKERLKHSYNSLKKEFRKVFEETIPDQENLSDEEKNILYEKKASAWYHVTYHPEWVKKSLELQDPDESSSHAVMLSFAWIAADYLARIKVRSREMENIDSAKPVDSLAKFLAQRL, from the exons ATGGGGTCAGAGGGAAACATGAAGAACTCGGTTGTGACACAAGTAAGCATTGGTGGATTTGGTGAGTCCACTACTGCTAAACAACTTACAGATTACCTCGAAGACGAAGTAGGACTTGTTTGGCGATGCAGATTAAAGAACTCTTGGACTCCCCCTGGGTCTTACCCTAATTTCGAAATCGCAGACACTTCAAAAATCCCCAAAATCGATGATTACAAGAAAGTGGAGCCTCATGCGTTTGTCCATTTCGCTATTCCCGAATCAACAGAACGTGCCATGGATGCTGCAGGGCAATGCAAGCTCATCCTCGATGGGCAGCCGTTAAAAGTCAGCTTGGGTCCTAAGAACCCATATACACTTAACCAGAGAAGAAGAACGACTACACCTTATAAGTTGACTGGTGTTTCGATTGAGATTGGGACTTTGGTTTCCCGGGATGAGTTTCTTGTTTCATGGAGAGCTGAAGGGGTTGATTTCCTTGTAGATCCTTTTGACAACACTTGCAAGTTTTGCTTCAGGAAGAGCACTGCGTTCTCTTTCAAGGACGCAGTGATGCATGCTGTGATAAATTGTGATTATAAGTTGGAGTTGTTG GTGAGAGACATAAGAACAGTAAGGCAGTATAAGAATTTGCATGGCTTTGTGCTTCTTTTGCAGCTGGCTTCGTCACCCCGTGTCTGGTACAGAACTGCTGATGATGATATTTACGAGACTGTTCCTTTTGATCTCTTGGATGATGATGACCCTTGGATCCGTACCACTGATTTTACTCAAGTTGGGGCGATCGGTCGATGTCTTTCTTATCGAGTGCTCATATCTCCTCGGTATGAGAAGAAGTTGACAACAGCGTTAGATTATCTAAGGATGCGGAGGGTGCAAGAGGAACGTGTGAGGTGGCCTCCTCGGATCCGTGATGAGCCCTCTTTTGGGGAGCCTGTGTCAGATCATTTCTTCTGCATTCATCACAAGGAAGGAATCTCCTTTGAGATCATGTTCCTAGTAAACTCGGTATTGCACAGAGGGGTTTTTAACCAGTTTCAGTTGACTGAGCGTTTCTTTGATCTTCTCAGAAACCAACCCAGAGATGTCAATATAGCTTCTCTCAAGCATCTCTGTACCTATAAAAAACCAGTTTTTGATGCGTACAAGAGGTTGAAGCTTGTTCAGGAATGGATTCAGAAAAATCCAAAGCTTTTAGGGAGTCATGAACAATCTGAGGATATCTCTGAGATCAGAAGGTTAGTTATTACCCCAACCAGAGCCCATTGCCTACCCCCAGAAGTTGAGCTCTCCAACAGGGTTCTCAGGAAATACAAAGCTGTTGCTGAAAGATTTTTGCGCGTAACTTTCATGGATGAAAGTATGCAGACTATAAATTCTAATGTTCTCTCTTACTTTGTTGCTCCTATTGTGAAGGATCTGACATCAAGCTCTTTCTCTCAGAAGACTTACGTTTTCAAAAGAGTGAAGAGCATATTAACCGATGGGTTTAAACTATGTGGTAGAAAATATAGTTTTCTAGCATTCTCCGCCAATCAACTGAGAGACCGCTCTGCATGGTTCTTTGCTGAAGATGGGAAAACAAGAGTGTCAGATATAAAAACATGGATGGGGAAGTTCAAAGACAAGAATGTGGCAAAATGTGCTGCTAGGATGGGACTGTGCTTCTCCTCCACATATGCCACTGTAGATGTCATGCTTCACGAGGTTGACACCGAGCTTCCAGACATTGAGAGAAATGGGTATGTTTTCTCTGATGGAATTGGTACAATCACACCTGACCTCGCTGACGAAGTAATGGAGAAACTTAGGTTGGATGTGCACTACACCCCTTGTGCTTATCAGATACGTTACGCAGGTTTCAAAGGAGTTGTTGCTCGTTGGCCATCAAAAGGTGATGGAATCCGGCTAGCTCTTCGAGACAGTATGAAGAAGTTCAATTCCAAACATACTATCTTGGAGATCTGTTCCTGGACGAGGTTTCAACCTGGATTCTTAAATCGGCAGATAATTACTCTCCTTTCTGTACTAGGTGTTCCGGATGAAATATTCTGGGATATGCAGGAATCCATGCTCTGTAAACTGAACCGCATCCTTGATGATACAGATGTTGCATTTGAAGTTCTCACAGCATCATGTGCTGAACAGGGAAACACTGCAGCTATCATGCTAAGTGCAGGTTTCAAACCAAAAACTGAGCCACATCTACGTGGAATGTTGTCTTCAGTCAGAATTGCACAACTCTGGGGTCTCAGAGAAAAATCACGTATTTTTGTTACTTCAGGAAGGTGGCTAATGGGTTGCCTTGACGAAGCAGGGATACTTGAACAGGGCCAATGCTTTATCCAAGTCTCAAAACCGTCTATAGAAAATTGTTTCTCCAAACATGGGTCTCGTTTTAAGGAGACAAAGACAGATCTGCAAGTAGTTAAAGGCTATGTAGCCATTGCCAAGAATCCTTGTCTTCACCCAGGGGATGTAAGGATTTTAGAAGCTGTTGATGTACCCCAGCTGCATCACATGTATGACTGCCTTATTTTCCCTCAGAAAGGTGATAGGCCCCATACAAACGAAGCTTCTGGCAGTGACCTTGACGGGGACTTgtactttgtggcttgggatcagAAACTCATCCCTCCTAGCAAAAAAAGCTTTCCGGCCATGCATTATGATGCAGCTGAAGAGAAGAGTTTAGGCCGTGCTGTCAACCACCAG GATATAATAGATTTCTTTGCAAGAAACATGGCAAATGAGCATTTGGGTACAATTTGCAATGCACACGTCGTTCATGCTGATAGAAGTGAGTATGGAGCCATGGACGAAGAATGTATGCTACTGGCAGAATTAGCTGCCACTGCAGTTGATTTCCCGAAGACAGGGAAAATTGTGTCAATGCCCTTccacctaaaaccaaaactctACCCAGATTTCATGGGGAAAGAAGACTAC CAAACTTACAAGTCGAACAAAATCTTGGGTCGTCTTTACAGAAGGGTAAAACAAGTGTATGATGAAGATGCAGAAGCTTCTTCAGAAGAAATCCCAGACCCTAGTGACATCCCTTATGACACTGATCTTGAAATACCTGGATTCGCAGAGTTGATCCCCGAGGCATGGGGTCACAAATGTTCTTACGACGGGCAGCTCATTGGTCTTCTTGGGCAATATAAGGTCcagaaagaggaagagattgTGACGGGCCATATCTGGTCGATGCCGAAATACGCTAGTAAGAAACAAGGGGAATTGAAAGAAAGATTGAAGCATTCTTATAACTCCCTCAAAAAGGAGTTCAGAAAAGTATTCGAGGAAACAATCCCGGACCAGGAAAATCTCAGCGATGAGGAAAAAAACATCTTGTATGAGAAGAAGGCTTCAGCTTGGTATCATGTCACTTACCATCCCGAGTGGGTGAAGAAGTCTTTAGAGCTGCAAGATCCAGATGAGTCGTCTAGTCATGCGGTGATGCTGAGTTTTGCTTGGATTGCAGCTGATTACCTTGCAAGAATCAAAGTCCGGTCACGGGAAATGGAAAATATCGACTCAGCCAAGCCTGTTGATTCTTTGGCCAAGTTTCTTGCTCAACGTCTCTAA
- the LOC104791174 gene encoding uncharacterized protein LOC104791174, whose product MADGFGYGGSSGVPYPFWLSSPSPHPPASAPPFLTRTPVNDSYDPTPELFDPMIYQRSPADWSNNPSYRDNSRSQTPSSSFYADTSTRPGNYGTRVEDSSYKDMLSASGFYSSRESTSDFVSHPTERQRLNLLPSYNNSATLAPVSSYADMLIRIPHQEPFFTPITSSGVYPSSDENRPGYYFPGSDRRPETMNLVPGFRVEPNKFVTDSNSSLSMSNLKTQAVFDGSQTGIHLGGGRSFPSNSDVCSHAPEDIVGAQSSLRGSSIEPVNFDVLLGYGEATGHVKPLPDNLDIVGSQGLGSPRSSHTLPSNINSSMSLVKDKVEGSGVSSLYQRPYTLVADSENGVSESSLKNAIEDLNCDESRSWSHFVVSSEGPSAPTMFSMGSESRGAMKADSENAQSAVNYKPPFECSTNQPSEAVPADQKSCRLQEQTFDIMNRDKKTRLLTDLGLDLSGRSIADDVSTGRSPDRHLCDREDFPSPTSSPRVSSVVNAMHNLSEVLVYECFNNGSWLKLEQLENLEKVVDNLTKCLKKITDNKPTAGEASLSNQTVHVTCPNVVDIPEAAKGVAKGFQGFSVKPLDSLGVKKPVDKNEMTQSIKNILASNFPDGEENHPQTLLYKNLWLETEAALCSTTCMARYHRIKNEIGNLKFNDKEISADAGTLMQEPSLNPQKSVPIMNAANAEQETTESIIKHGSNCGNNVVTMSHDAPQSSRFNSDPVDAVLSLISRSFAGGLEHTIHGNIRPDDAAASGKIPDAIQQASPASTTENKHNDVIDRFQILKQQETERKLKSQKFPDSDIDVMDRFQILNQRETNRKLKTQNCPETIMGDQEENPEAPEMANIGRSSHVGDVMNRFQILKRREAEQVQKSLNSLDMDPDSESDQQRARDHLWSASLLTVPANSQIETSGVDTEPSTSGKGYESPASDWEHVLKDD is encoded by the exons ATGGCCGATGGATTTGGCTATGGAGGTTCCTCTGGAGTACCGTACCCGTTCTGGCTCTCTTCTCCGTCTCCCCATCCTCCAGCTTCTGCGCCGCCGTTTCTAACAAGAACTCCGGTTAATGATTCCTATGATCCAACCCCAGAATTGTTTGATCCGATGATTTATCAACGATCGCCCGCTGATTGGTCTAATAACCCATCGTATCGTGATAATTCTCGCTCTCAGACTCCTTCTTCATCGTTTTACGCTGACACTAGTACTCGACCTG GAAACTATGGTACCAGGGTTGAAGATTCTTCTTATAAAGACATGTTATCAGCGAGTGGATTTTACTCTTCTAGGGAATCAACATCTGATTTTGTGTCACATCCCACTGAGAGGCAACGTTTGAACTTGTTGCCTAGCTATAATAACTCAGCTACGTTAGCTCCTGTGTCTTCTTATGCAGATATGCTAATCCGAATTCCTCATCAGGAACCATTCTTTACTCCTATCACGTCTTCTGGTGTTTACCCCTCTAGTGATGAGAACCGTCCTGGATATTACTTTCCTGGCTCAGATAGAAGACCTGAAACTATGAATCTTGTCCCTGGTTTTCGTGTGGAGCCTAACAAGTTTGTTACAGATTCTAATTCGTCTTTGTCAATGTCGAATTTGAAAACACAAGCTGTCTTTGATGGAAGTCAGACCGGGATTCATTTAGGAGGTGGAAGATCGTTCCCGAGCAACAGTGATGTTTGTAGTCATGCGCCTGAGGATATTGTAGGAGCTCAGTCCAGCTTGCGTGGTTCTTCGATTGAACCGGTTAACTTTGATGTTTTGCTTGGATATGGTGAAGCTACTGGTCATGTCAAGCCTTTGCCCGATAATCTTGATATAGTTGGCTCGCAAGGATTGGGAAGTCCGCGATCTTCCCACACGCTACCATCTAATATCAATTCCTCGATGTCACTGGTTAAGGATAAAGTAGAAGGTAGTGGTGTCTCCTCTCTTTATCAGAGGCCTTATACTTTGGTTGCTGACAGTGAGAATGGTGTTTCTGAGAGCTCCTTGAAGAATGCTATTGAAGATTTAAATTGTGACGAGTCTCGATCTTGGAGCCACTTCGTGGTGTCTTCTGAGGGACCTTCAGCTCCCACGATGTTTTCTATGGGAAGTGAGTCACGTGGTGCAATGAAAGCGGATAGTGAGAATGCTCAATCAGCTGTCAACTATAAACCCCCTTTCGAATGTAGTACTAATCAACCTAGTGAAGCTGTTCCCGCCGACCAAAAGTCTTGTAGGCTCCAGGAACAAACGTTTGATATAATGAATAGAGATAAGAAGACGAGGTTGTTGACAGATCTAGGTCTCGATTTGAGTGGTAGATCTATTGCAGATGATGTCTCAACTGGCAGATCACCTGATAGACACTTATGCGATCGAGAAGATTTCCCATCTCCGACGTCTTCTCCAAGAGTTTCTTCCGTGGTTAATGCCATGCATAATCTGTCAGAAGTGCTTGTTTATGAATGCTTTAACAATGGAAGCTGGCTGAAGCTGGAGCAACTTGAGAACCTTGAGAAAGTAGTAGATAATCTCACTAAGTGCTTGAAGAAAATTACTGATAATAAGCCAACCGCAGGGGAAGCGTCACTTTCAAATCAAACTGTGCATGTTACCTGTCCCAACGTGGTTGACATTCCTGAG GCTGCAAAGGGAGTTGCTAAAGGCTTTCAAGGGTTTAGTGTCAAGCCACTAGACAGCCTAGGCGTCAAAAAACCGGTGGATAAGAATGAGATGACCCAG AGTATTAAGAACATACTTGCTTCCAACTTTCCTGATGGTGAAGAAAACCACCCACAAACTCTCTTGTACAAGAATCTCTGGCTCGAAACTGAAGCTGCCTTATGTTCCACAACTTGCATGGCTCGGTATCATCGGATCAAGAACGAGATTGGTAATCTTAAATTTAACGATAAAG AGATCTCTGCAGATGCAGGAACCCTTATGCAGGAACCTTCTCTTAACCCCCAGAAATCGGTTCCCATCATGAACGCTGCAAATGCAGAGCAGGAGACAACTGAATCGATCATCAAACATGGAAGCAATTGTGGGAACAATGTAGTAACAATGAGTCATGATGCCCCACAAAGCTCTAGATTCAACTCAGACCCTGTGGATGCGGTATTATCGCTTATCTCCAGAAGCTTTGCGGGTGGTTTAGAACACACCATTCATGGAAACATAAGGCCTGATGATGCTGCAGCCTCTGGAAAGATACCGGATGCGATACAGCAGGCATCCCCTGCATCCACTACAGAGAACAAACATAATGATGTTATAGACCGGTTTCAGATTCTGAAGCAGCAGGAAACAGAGCGCAAACTCAAGTCTCAGAAGTTCCCAGATTCAGACATTGATGTTATGGACCGGTTTCAGATTCTGAACCAGCGGGAAACGAATCGCAAACTCAAGACTCAAAACTGCCCAGAGACAATAATGGGTGACCAGGAGGAGAATCCAGAAGCTCCGGAGATGGCTAATATTGGCAGAAGCAGTCATGTGGGTGACGTTATGAATAGATTCCAGATACTGAAACGCCGGGAAGCTGAACAAGTGCAGAAATCTCTCAACAGCTTAGATATGGATCCAGATTCAGAGAGTGACCAGCAACGAGCGCGTGATCATCTCTGGTCAGCTTCGCTGTTAACAGTACCTGCAAATTCTCAGATAGAGACATCCGGCGTTGATACAGAACCATCTACATCCGGAAAAGGCTACGAGAGTCCGGCCTCGGACTGGGAACATGTCCTCAAGGATGATTGA